A stretch of DNA from Methylosinus sp. LW4:
CCTTCGCCTGCTTCAGCAGCGCGTCGGCGGCGATGATCTTGTCCTTCTCGGGATCATGGGCGATCGCTTCGAAATCCTTGGCGAGCGCGGCGCTGAAGGCCAGCGCCGCGATCTTCTCGCGAGGGTCGCTCGACCATTTGATGGCGATCTGCGCATCGCGGCCGCCGATCGCCGCGGCCAGTTCCGGCGACAGCGCCGCGGCGGGGTCGCGCTCCGAGAAGCGAATGTCGAAGCCGGCGTCCTCGCCGTCATAGGTGCAGGGCAGATAGCCCTCGACGGCGAAAGGCGCGTAGTCGTGATCCAGCGCGACGCCGATCTTGGTCGCGTCGATCGCCTTTTGATGCGCGGCGCGATCCGGCAATTTGCCGCGCTCGATATAGAGAATATGCCGTCTGGCCATGGAAGCATCCCGTTTCGCGCGCGTCTTTCGCGCGCACGCGCCAAGCAGGAAACATTCCAGCGATCCGCCTTCATCTGTGACGCCGCCACTGGTTCGCCACAGGCGCGGGCGATAGAATTGCGGCCATGATTCGCCCTTCTTTCCTTCCCCTCCTTCTCGCCGCCGGCCTCGGCCTCACTGTCGCGGCGCCGGCGCTCGCCAAAGAAAAGCCGGCGGCCGAGGATGCGGCCGCCGAACCCAAGGCCGATAAGAAGAAGCCCGCCAAATCGGAGGCGAAAAAGCCGGAGACGAAAAAGCCGGACGCCGCCAAAAAGCCCGCGGACGCGAAAAAGACCGCCGAGGCGAAGAAGCCCGCGGATGCGAAAAAGGCCGCCGCCGCGGACGAGTCCGAGGAGCCGGACGCCAAGCCCGCCAAGGACAAGAACGGCAAGCCTGTCAAAGGCGGCAAGGACCATGCCGGCAAGGACTCGGGCGGCAAGGACGCCAAGTCGGCGGGCAAGGAGAAGCCGGCCGAGAAAGAGAAGCCCGGCGCCAAGACGCCGACCGCCATCGGCTCCTATGGCGATTGGAACGCCATGACCGCGCATGGGCAGGGCAAGGACAAGACCTGCTATGCGCTCGCCGAGCCGAAAGATCGCCAGCCGGCGAAATTGCAGCGCGACAAGGCCTATGTCTTCATCTCGACGCGGCCCGGCGAAGGCGTGCGCAATGAGGTGGCGATCATCCTCGGCTTCGCGGCCAAGGATGGCGGCGCCGCCAGCGCCGACATCGACGGCGACAATTTCGAGCTCGTGACCAAAGGCTCCAACGCCTGGGTGAAGAATCCGGCGAAAGAGAAAGAATTCGTCGAGGCGTTGAAGAGCGGCACAAAGCTCGTCGTCAAGGCGCCCTCGGCCAAGGGCAATGTCACGACCGACAGCTATTCGCTGAAGGGCCTCTCGGACGCGCTCGGCCGCGTGCAAAAGGAATGCCCGTAGGCGAGCGCGACGGGGGCCCCCGGCGCCACGATCAGCGCGGCACTATCGATCCTTTGAGACGAACGCCATTGATAATGGGTTGTCGCGGCTTTAGGCTCGACGCGAAGCTCAAAATTCAACTTAGTTCTACAAGGTCGTCGTTATGGCCGCCAAGCGATTTGTGAGCGTTCAGGATCTTCGGAAGGACAACGAATTCTTTATAGCAGACAAGCTTCCTTGCTGCTTGAGCGCAGTCGGATACGTCGACAACAACTGGTCGGACAAAGAAATTGTAACTGCAGAGATACTGGACATCATGGCGCCACGAGTAGCGGCGACACACCTCAACGGACGTCCCGTGCTTTTTGCGCATAGTGGGTGGTTGGAAGACAACCGCATTACCCGTTACAAAAAACTTTGGAGACGTCTGGCGGATGCAGGCGTCGCCCTACCGAATGGCGTTCGCTCTGAAGAGGTTATGCGTAGCCGAGCGCATGAAATTTTGTTCAGCGGATTTATCGAGCTCGATAACCTTACCTCGAATGCGATACCTCGACTGCTGTTAGATCATAGCAGCTTCTTTTTCATGCACTGCGATCTCGATGAAATTAGAAATATTTTCAATCTGTTTTCGACGTCCAACACCGTCGACCCGCGCTCGGGATTGCTGAGCCAGAATGGTTGGCTCGTCGAGATACTGTGTCGTGGACAGGCGGGCATCCATCAACCCTACGCCTGGGTCGATGAGCGATACTCTGGCCTCGTCTACATCTTCAATCCAGAATATCTCGCTTATTGACGAGCCAGCGTCGCAAGAGCCGTCTTGCATCGGGATTGCTTCGCGACGCTTCGCAAAGCTCACTTCACGCCGACGACCATCGAATCGGGCCCCAGCAAATGCTCGACGCGCGTCTGCGAGAAGCCGGCCTCACGCATCCAGCCCTGGCAATCCGCGCCGGTGTAATCGAAGCCGCCGGGCGTTTCGATCAGCATGTTGAGGCTCATCAGCAGTCCGAAGGCGTTGGTCTTGCGCTCGTCGTCGATCAGCGCCTCATAGACGATGAGCGCCCCACCCTTCGGCAGCGCCTCATAGGCCTTGGCGAGCAGCAGGCGCTTCTCCTCGAGATTCCAATCGTGAAGAATATGCCCCATGACGATGACGTCGACCTTGGGCAGCGCATCTTTGAAGAAATCGCCCGAATAGAAGCGCAGTCGATCCGATAGGCCGTTCTGCGCGACGAAATCGTCGTAGATCGGCTGCACCTGCGGCAGATCGAAGCCGCCGCCGATAAGATGCGGATGCGCGCGCGCGACCGTGACGGGAACCATGCCCTGCGCGCAGCCGACATCGACGAAGCTCGCATAATCCTTCCACGGGAATTTCGCGGCGATGGCCTGCGCCGGACCGGCGCTTATGCCGCTCATCGCAGTAAGGAAGCCGCGCAGCTTTTGCGGATCGGCGTAGAGAGCGCCGAAAAAATCCCCGTCGGCGGCGTTCTCGCTCTGCGCGGCGCCGGTGCGCAACGCATCGGTGAGGCGGTTCCAGCTCGCGAACAAGCGCAGATTGGACATTTCCAATATCTGCCCGACATAGCTCGGCTTGGCGCGATCGAGGAAGAGATCCGTCTCCGCCGTGTTGCGATAGAGGCCGTTCTCGCGCTCGAGCATTCCGAGCGCCACCAGCGCATCGAAGAAATCGCGCGCCGAACGCTCATGCAGGCCGAGCCGGCCGCGCAGCGTTTCGGCGTCGGCCGGGCCTTCCGCCAGGACAGTGAACAGGCCGAGTTCGACCGCCGTGAGCAGGACTTTCGAATTCCAAAAGGCGAATCCGAGACCGAGGATTTTTTCCGGGGAGAGCTGGCTCATCTTTGTCCTCACAAACAGCGATCTTCGCGCGCGTCTCCTTCTTCCGCTTGCGGGAGAAGGTGGCCCGGCGTAGCCGGGTCGGATGAGGGCGGCGGCCGCGGTTCGCGGCGCTTCAAAAAATCTCTCTGAGATCGCGCTAGGCGGGCCGGGCCCTCATCCGACCCTCGCTGACGCGAGGGCCACCTTCTCCCACGAGTGGGAGAAGGGACCGCCCTACTTTCAAAATGACAGACTCGTCTTACCATTTGGCGCAGCGCCGGTCGACTTCGACCCTATTGCCCTGTGCGCGAAAACCATTCCTCTTCGCTGATGACCTCGACGCCGAGTTCCTTGGCCTTGGCGAGCTTGGAGCCGGCGCCCGGCCCCGCCACGACGAGATCGGTCTTCTTCGACACGGAGCCGGAAATTTTCGCGCCGAAGCGCTCGGCCTGCGCCTTGGCCTCATCGCGCGTCAGCCTCTCCAGCGCGCCGGTGAAGACCACCGTCATGCCGGCGACCGGCGAAGCGCTCTCGATCTGCGGCATGGGCTCCAGCGTCACATGCTGCAGCAGGGCGTCGATCTCGCGCTCATTGTGCGGCTCGGCGAAGAAATCATAGAGCGCCTCGGCGACGACCCCGCCAATGCCTTCGATCGCTTCGATGCGCTCGCGCGCCTCGCTTCCCGGCGCGGCCTCGCGCGCCGTGTCGCGCAGGCTGGCGAAATCGCCGAAATGGCGCGCGAGGCGCTTGGCGTTGGTCTCGCCGACATGGCGAATGCCGAGCGCGAAGAGGAAACGATTGATCGGCGCGCTGCGCCGCGCGTCGATCGCGGCGAAGAGATTGCGCACCGAGGTCTCGCCATAGCCCTCTCTGTTCTCGAGCTTGGTCAGGCTCGTTCGGTTTCGCTCTGCGAGAGTGAAAATCTCGGACGCCGTGCGAATGAGACCCTCCTCGAAGAAAGCCTCGATCTGCTTGTCGCCGA
This window harbors:
- a CDS encoding methyltransferase encodes the protein MSQLSPEKILGLGFAFWNSKVLLTAVELGLFTVLAEGPADAETLRGRLGLHERSARDFFDALVALGMLERENGLYRNTAETDLFLDRAKPSYVGQILEMSNLRLFASWNRLTDALRTGAAQSENAADGDFFGALYADPQKLRGFLTAMSGISAGPAQAIAAKFPWKDYASFVDVGCAQGMVPVTVARAHPHLIGGGFDLPQVQPIYDDFVAQNGLSDRLRFYSGDFFKDALPKVDVIVMGHILHDWNLEEKRLLLAKAYEALPKGGALIVYEALIDDERKTNAFGLLMSLNMLIETPGGFDYTGADCQGWMREAGFSQTRVEHLLGPDSMVVGVK
- a CDS encoding invasion associated locus B family protein, whose product is MIRPSFLPLLLAAGLGLTVAAPALAKEKPAAEDAAAEPKADKKKPAKSEAKKPETKKPDAAKKPADAKKTAEAKKPADAKKAAAADESEEPDAKPAKDKNGKPVKGGKDHAGKDSGGKDAKSAGKEKPAEKEKPGAKTPTAIGSYGDWNAMTAHGQGKDKTCYALAEPKDRQPAKLQRDKAYVFISTRPGEGVRNEVAIILGFAAKDGGAASADIDGDNFELVTKGSNAWVKNPAKEKEFVEALKSGTKLVVKAPSAKGNVTTDSYSLKGLSDALGRVQKECP